The sequence CTTATTGTTCTTTCGTTGTGTTTAATCAGATATGCAGGATTGGTTTCAGCTTGTTTTATCTTGCTATCCCGTAAATGAAAAGGCTGAAGAAGATAAGGCATTACAGAGGCATGTGAGCAATGAAGAAAGAACACTCCTGCTTGACTTGTTTCGCAAACAAAGGCAAGTTCCTGGTGCATCAAGCGTAGTTACCCAACTTCCAGGTGTCCAAATTCTGCTGGCAAGACTAATAATGGTCGTAGTTAGCTATTGCGGAAACGATTTCAATGAGGAAGATTGGGATTTTGTCTTTTCTAATTTGAGGCGAATGATTCAGTCTGCAGTAGTTGTGATGGAGGAAACTTCTGAGAACGTCAATGACTTCATTAGTGGTGTTTCTTCCATGGAGAAGGAGATTGATACTCTCGAGGGACTTGGGCATATTGTTTCTATTTCGGATGCATCTTTAGACAATGCTAAGAATGCTCTCTCAGCATTTTCCGTGCTTAAATTAGTAAAAGATATATCGGTTGGAAGTGAAGACTATTTGTATTCCTTGGCAAATGAATTATGGGACCTAGCTAAAGATCGGATACTTGAAGGTGTTCTTCGTCTTTTCTTCTGCACCGGTCTTGCTGAGGCTATCGCTGCTTCATATTCCCCAGAGGCAGCGTCTCTTGTTGCTTCATTTCGAGTTGATCATTTGCAGTTCTGGGAGTTGGTGGCTCAGCTTGTAGTCGTCTCTTCTCCACGTGCAAGGGATAGAGCTGTCAGAGCAGTGGAATTTTGGGGTCTAAGCAAAGGAGCCATAAGCTCTATGTATGCAATAATGTTCTCCTCCAAACCAATCCATTCGTTGCAACGTGCTGCATACATCGTTTTGTCTACCGAATCTATATCCAGGCTGGCCATAGTTGCTGATGGGAATGCGTCACCCAGTGATGAGTCTCTCAGCGATCAGGACTCCAGCAACGATGGCTTGCCATCTGAAGAAAAGCTACGGCTAAGAGACGAAATATCCTGTATGGTTGAGAAGTTAAATTATGATCTCCTTGATACAGATTTAACTGCTCCAGACAGGGTAAAAATTTACTTTCAAAagctttcttttgtttgttctcCCTTTTCGGACAAATCATTTACTGTAATAACCACTTGTAATGGCAGGTGCAAACATTCCTGGTATGGTCTTTGTTGCTCTCGCATGTTAGCTCTTTACCTTCACTAACACAAGGGCGAGAGAGACTGGTGCAGCATATCCAGAGAACTGCAAATCCTTTGATATTAGATAGTCTATTCCAGCACATTCCTCTAGAAGAATACATGGCACAGAGCTTGAAGAAAAAAGATGGAGATATTCCATCTGAATTATCTGTGGTCGCATCTGCAGCAACTTGTGCGATTACAACGGGTTCGTCACTGTTAACGGTGAAGTCACTTTGGCCTATTGAAACCGAAAACATGGCCTCGCTTGCTGGAGCGATATATGGTCTGATGCTACGCGTCCTTCCAGCTTACGTTAGAGAATGGTTTAGCGGAATGCGTGATCGGTCTGCATCATCTTTGATTGAAGCGTTTACAAGAACGTGGTGCAGCCCTTCTTTAATTAAAAACGAACTGTCTCAAGTAATGTGTAatgatacctttttttttttgaatctctTAGAGTTGCAGTGAAGTTCCGCTAATGCATTGGCAAATATTCCGTTGCAGATAAGGAAGGCAGACTTTAATGATGAGAGCTTTTCAGTGAGCATTAGTAAATCAGCAAATGAAGTAGTAGGTACATATACAAAGGATGAAACCGGGATGGATCTGGTGATCCGTCTTCCAGTTTCTTACCCACTGAAGCCTGTTGATGTCAATTGGACAAAAAGTATTGGAATAAGCGACGCGAAGCAGAGGAAGTGGTTAATGTCTATGCTAATGTTTGTTCGTAATCAGGTACTGTACTTGATGAGCCATGTTGATCACTTGTTATATCCTGCATGATTACCATTTCAACATTTTTAAGTGAAATGTATTCTTTTCGACTGGGTGCAGAACGGGGCTCTGGCGGAAGCTATAAAAATATGGAAGCGGAACTCGGACAAGGAATATGAAGGAGTAGAGGACTGCCCGATATGTTACAGTGTGATCCACCCAGTGAATCACAGCCTTCCAAGGCGGGCTTGCGCTACATGCAAATACAAATTTCACAAAGCATGTTTAGACAAGTGGTTCCTCACATCTCATAAGAAAGTCTGCCCCTTGTGTCAATCTCCTTGCTGATATTCAACAAAGGAGAGCTTTGCATATGTTTTTGTGACATTAGTATTGTGAGTTTTGCTTTTAACTCTTTTTAACACTCGGAGGAATGAAGGTCACATTGATATACAGAGAATTTTGTTTCTTGGAATGATTCGTTATCCATGTGGAAGATAATGAAAAAGtgtaatagtatatatatagagaaacttACCTCTCTATCTTCCTTGGCTTTATACTGTGAAGTTAATAGTTTATTGAGGCTTGGGGTGCACGCATTTGGATTGTCTCAATTTTGGTCAAGACTGCTCAATTTTGGTCAAGATTAACTAAAAAATCAAGtgtagttgttaaaaaaaaaagaagaaaaaatcaaatgtaATTGTAATTTCTTCCATCAAACTGATGGATAAATGGACCAGTTAAAAGGCCTAACAAAATCAAATAATGTAATAAACAAATGGGTCTAGAAAAATGGGCCAAGCTTTAGAAGCCCAAAGTACCCTAAAATAACGAAGAGAGGGTATTTAAATACAGTTAGGGTTTTACTCGTTTCCTCTCACAAACTTCACCGTCTCTCCTGGATCAGAGCTACAACACTCGCAAACTCCAAACATGGTTCGTCTTCCTctctatctatctctctctgTATGCTGTTAATTTAGTGATTAGCGTACATCTAGATGGTTTCATAACTCGATACTGCAAGGTTTGCGTTAGATCTTTAACTTAGCTTCACATTAGTTGTATTCATTTCGTAAATTTCCCAAAGTACATCACAGTGACTGTCCTTAGATCTGACCTACATTAGATCTCAGATGTGTTAGCTGCTCTAGCTCATGATGATGCAATGCATTTGTTTCGCTCTCTTaacatatatgttttctttcgATTATTACGCAGGCGAGAGGTTTAAAGAAGCATCTGAAGAGGCTGAATGCCCCTAAGCATTGGATGCTTGACAAACTTGGCGGTGCTTTTGTAtgtcattcttcttcttctctctctattATATGATTCCCTTTGTTTATGTGTGAATGACAAATGCACGTATTGGTTCCACTCACAGGCCCCCAAGCCATCTTCTGGACCACACAAGTCTAGAGAGTGCCTTCCCCTCGTTCTTATCATCAGGAACAGGTTGAAGTATGCTCTTACCTACCGTGAAGTCATCTCCATCTTGATGCAGAGGCATATCCAGGTTGACGGCAAAGTCAGGACCGACAAGACCTACCCTGCTGGTTTCATGGATGTTGTCTCTATCCCCAAGACTAACGAGAACTTCCGTCTTCTCTATGACACCAAGGGTCGTTTCCGTCTCCACTCCATCAGGGATGAGGAAGCTAAGGTTTACATCTCTccctcctcttctctctcttgttATCATCATTTAGAGTAGTAATGgttgatttgtttttatatctGTACAGTTTAAGCTTTGCAAGGTCCGAACTATCCAGTTGGGACGAAAGGGCATTCCTTACCTCAACACCTACGACGGTCGCACCATCCGTTACCCTGACCCGCTCATCAAGCCCAACGA is a genomic window of Raphanus sativus cultivar WK10039 unplaced genomic scaffold, ASM80110v3 Scaffold2711, whole genome shotgun sequence containing:
- the LOC108844951 gene encoding 40S ribosomal protein S4-2-like; the encoded protein is MARGLKKHLKRLNAPKHWMLDKLGGAFAPKPSSGPHKSRECLPLVLIIRNRLKYALTYREVISILMQRHIQVDGKVRTDKTYPAGFMDVVSIPKTNENFRLLYDTKGRFRLHSIRDEEAKFKLCKVRTIQLGRKGIPYLNTYDGRTIRYPDPLIKPNDTIKLDLEENKIVEFIKFDVGNVVMVTGGRNRGRVGVIKNREKHKGSFETIHIQDSTGHEFATRLGNVFTLGKGTKPWVSLPKGKGIKLTIIEEAKKRLAGQQAA